The sequence CCGTTGAGCGTGGCGTTGGACGGGGCCGCATGGAGCGACGGGTTTCTGCAAGGTGTCTACGAAGGATGGTTCCAGCAATTGGGGATGCTGGCAGGCCTGGCGGTGCAGAGCGTGCCGGGCGAGACCGTCGATCTGCGCCTGTTTGTATTGGCGCGGACGGCATGAGCATGTGCGAGTGGGCAAGGGGAGTGTGATGGCACCGAAGAACACCAAGAACGCGCCGGGACACGACGATGTCTCCAGCCTGTTTGCGCGTCTGGGCACGCAGGCAAGCGAGGGGTATCACGATTTCGCCTACACCCAGCTGCCGCCGCGCAAGCCGGACCTAACGCATGCCGAAGCCCAGGCAACGGCGCAAGCAGCGCCGCCTGCGCCGGAGGCTGCGCTCGCGCCGGTTCACGTGCCGGCATCTGCATCGGCAGCAACCTCGGCAACAGCGGGTTCAGTGGCAGCGTCCGCACTGGGTGAGCCACCCGCTGCTCAGCCGTCGCTGGCGATGCATCGAGCAGCGCCTGCCGACCAGGCAGCCAACGGATCGCTCGACGATGCGCTGGCGCCGCTGCGCAAGTTGCGTCGGGGCGACGAGCCGGGCGCACGCGAACAATCGTCGCAGCAGCGACCGGTGCAGACGCCGTTGGAACAGTTGTTCCAACGTTTGCTGCAGGCCGACGCGCGCAGCGCTGCGCAAAGCCCGCTCCAGCGCCTGCGCTCGCGTTGAGACCTATCTGTCGTGAAGCCCGGCCAGCGCGTCATGCGTCTGCCCCCGGGTTGCCGCATGTCCGCCACGTTTCCAGGATTGCCCGATGACCACTGCCAGCCTTCGTTCCGCCTCACCGTTGCCCACGCTGGCAACCTGGGCGCTGTGGTTGCTGGGCGCATTGCTGCTGGTGTTCGTGGTCGCCGTGCCGATGGATGTCACCCAGCAGCTGGTGTTCTCCGGCGTGCTGTTCGCCGTGGCGCTGGCGGTGCGCAACCGTGGCGGGCGCGTGGTCATCCTGATGATGATGGGCATGTCGCTGGCGGTGTCGTGCCGCTACATCTGGTGGCGCATGACCCAGACCATGGGCGTGGGCAGCGCGGTGGATTTCATTCTTGGCCTGGGCCTGCTCGGCGCCGAGCTGTATGCGTTCGTGATCCTGGTGCTGGGCTATTTCCAGGTGCTGTGGCCGCTCAACCGCAAACCGGTGCCGTTGCCCGCCGACCAGAGCCTGTGGCCGAGCGTGGACGTGTTCATCCCCACCTACAACGAGCCGCTGTCGGTGGTGCGCACCACCGTGCTGGCCGCCAGCGTGATCGATTGGCCGGCCGGCAAGATCACCATCCACCTGCTCGATGACGGCCGCCGCGACGCGTTCCGCGAGTTTTGCGCCGAGGTCGGCATCAACTACGTCACCCGCACCAACAATGCGCATGCCAAGGCCGGCAACATCAACGCGGCGTTGAAGAAGTGCAGCGGCGAATACGTGGCCATCTTCGATTGCGACCACATTCCGACGCGCTCGTTCCTGCAGGTGGCGATGGGCTGGTTTCTGCGTGACACCAAGCTGGCGTTGGTGCAGATGCCGCACTACTTCTTTTCGCCGGATCCGTTCGAGCGCAACCTCGATACGCATGGCAAGGTGCCCAACGAAGGCGAGCTGTTCTACGGCCTGTTGCAGGATGGCAACGACCAATGGAATGCCACGTTCTTCTGCGGTTCGTGCGCGGTGATCAAGCGCACTGCGCTGGAAGAGGTGGGCGGTGTGGCGGTGGAAACCGTGACCGAAGACGCGCACACCGCGCTCAAATTGCAGCGACGCGGTTATCGCACGGCGTATCTGGCGGTGCCGCAGGCGGCAGGCCTGGCCACCGAGAGCCTGTCCGGGCACGTGGCGCAGCGCATCCGCTGGGCGCGCGGCATGGCGCAGATCGCGCGCATCGACAATCCACTGCTCGGCCGCGGGCTCAAGCTGTCGCAGCGGCTGTGCTATCTCAACGCGATGCTGCATTTTTTCTACGGGTTGCCGCGCATCATCTATCTCACGGCGCCGCTGGCGTATCTGTTTTTTGGCGCCCATGTGATCCAGGCGTCGGCATTGATGATCCTGGCTTATGCGCTGCCGCACATCCTGCAGGCCAATCTGACCAATCTGCGTGTGCAAAGCCGGTTCCGGCATCTGCTGTGGAACGAGGTCTACGAGACCACGCTGGCCTGGTACATCTTCCGCCCGACGCTGGTGGCCTTGCTCAATCCCAAGCTCGGCAAATTCAACGTCACGCCCAAGGGCGGGCTGGTGGCGCGCAGTTATTTCGATGCGCAGATCGCCAAGCCGTATCTGTTCCTGCTGTTGCTCAACGTGGCGGGCGTGGTGGCCGGCGTGCTGCGGCTGGTCTATGTCGGTGGTAGCGGTGAGCAGCAGACGATCTGGTTCAATCTGGCCTGGACGCTCTACAACATGGTGCTGCTGGGCGCCACGATCGCCACCGCCAGCGAAACCCGCCAGGTGCGCAGCGCGCACCGTGTGCCGCTGGATGTTCCGGTCAATCTATATCTGCCCGACGGCGCTGCGCTGGCCTGCCGCTCGGTGAATTTTTCCACCGGCGGCATGGCGATCAAGCTCGCGCAGCCGCAGCCGATCGAACCCGGCTCTGCGGTGCAGATCGGGCTCAGTCATCGCGGTGTGGAGCAGACCTTGCCGGCCGTAGTGCGGCAGGACCGCGATGGTCAGGTCAGCATCCAGTTCACGCAGATGTCGATGGAACAGGAACGCTGGCTGGTGGCATCCACCTTTGCGCGTGCGGACATCTGGTTGTCGCAGTGGGGCCAGCACGATCGCGATTCGTTCTGGCGCTCGATGGGGCAGGTACTGGCGGCCAGTGCGCGCGGATTCGGGCGCCTGGGCCGGCATATGGTGGAAAGCACGCGCCAGGGGTTCCGCCCGGCGCGCGCGGTGGATCTGGAGTCGTGAGCGCGATGCGTGGTGTTTCCCTTTTCTCTGTCAAGAAGCGACTGATGCGAATGTCCCCGGCCGTGTTGACCTGCGCGCTCACGCTTCTGGCCGGTCTGGCGCAGGCGCAACAGTCCGCACCGACCGCGCCTGCCGCGCAGGCCGGTGCCGATGCTCAAAGCGCCACCGCAACAGCAATGGCACCTGCCATGCCCGCACCGCTGCCCGCCGGCAGCACGCGTGCGGCCACGCTGCGCGATCTGGGCATCGATTACGAAATCACCTTGCGCGGCGTGCAGGGCAGTGCCGGCGTGCCCTTCAGCGTGCGCAGCGACGAAATCGTCACCGCCGCCACGCTCAATCTGAAATACAGCTACTCGCCGTCGCTGCTGCCAGACCTGTCGCACCTCAAGGTCACCATCAACGGCGTCACAGTGGCCACCTTGCCCACCGACAAGGCCAACGCCGGCAAGTTGCTCTCGGCCGATCTGCCGGTCGACCCGCGGCTGATCACCGACTACAACCAGCTCAACCTGCAACTCATCGGGCATTACACCCGCGAGTGCGAAGACCCCGACCACAGCAGCCTGTGGGCGAATGTGGACGCGGCCACCAGCCTGTCGCTGACCACCACCCCGCTGGCGCTGGCCAACAACCTGGCGCTGCTGCCGGTGCCGTTCTTCGATGTGCGCGATACCCGGCGTCTGGAGCTGCCGTTCTATTTCCCGCAGCAGCCGGACATGGCGACGCTGCAGGCGGCCGGCACCGTGGCGTCGTGGTTCGGCACCCTGGCCGGCTATCGCGGCGCGGTGTTCCCGGCCTCGACCAGCAGCCTGCCGGCGACCGGTAACGCAGTGGTGTTCGCCACGCCCGACACCTTGCCGGCGCAGTTCGCCACGGCCGATAGTGGCGTAGCCGATATCCGTGGGCCGACGGTTGCGGTGATGGTCAACCCGACCGACCCCAACGGCAAGCTGCTGCTGGTGCTCGGCCGCCACACTGACGATCTGCAACGCGCCGCCACCGCACTGGCGTTGCGCGCGCCGCTGACCGGCGCGGTGGCACGGATAGGCGAGATGTCCGCGCCGACGCCGCGGCAGCCATACGACGCGCCCAAATGGATTTCCAGCGACCACCCGGTGCGCTTCGGCGACCTGGTCACCCAGGTCGGCGCGCTCAACGTCAGCGGCTATCACCCGGACCTGATCCGGGTCGGTCTGCAGCTGCCGCCGGACCTGTTCGTGTGGGAGCGCGACGGCATTCCGGTGGCGCTGAAATACCGTTACACGTTGCCGGAAGAGGACAACAAGTCCGCGCTCAACGTCAGCATCAACACGTCGTTCGTGACCACCTTGCCGTTGACCGGCCGCCCGTTCGCCGAGTCCACGCCGATGCGCTGGTGGAACAGCCTGGGCACGCGCGGCAGCATGCCGGTGCATCAGGATCTGAAACTGCCGGTCGGTGCGTTTTCGGCCAATAGCCAGCTGCGCTTTCACTTCTTTTTCGATCGCCCGCAAGGCGAGGCCTGCAAGAACACCTTCCCGGATGTATCCGGCGCCATCGATGCCGATTCCACCATCGACCTGAGCGGCTTCCATCACTACATGGCGATGCCGAACCTGGCCGCGTTCGCCAATGCCGGCTACCCGTTTACGCGGCTGGCCGATCTGTCCGAATCGGCGATCGTGCTGCCCAATAATCCGGGTGACCAGGATCTGGGTAATGTGCTGACCTTGCTCGGCCGCTTCGGTGCATCCACCGGCTACCCCGCGCTGCATGCGCAGGTCATCGCCGCCAGCGCTGTGCAGCAGCACGCCGATCGCGATCTGTTGCTGCTGGGCAGCGCCGAGTCGCAACCGCTATTCAAGCAATGGCGCGCGCAGCTGCCGGTGGGCCAGGACGGGCAGAATCGGCGCATCGGCCTGACCGATTGGCTGTTCGAAAAACTGCCCGGTTTTCTGTCTTTCGACGCGCGCCGTACCGACCTGCCGACCACCACCGAGATCGCGTTGCAGCCGCAGCCCGACGACGTGTTGCTGATGGGCTTCGAATCGCCGTTGAAATCCGGCCGCAGCGTGGTCGCGTTCCAGACCGAAGATCCGGCCAACATGAGCCGCTTGTTCGATGCCTGGTTCGACCCGGCATTGCTCAAGGATTTCCAGGGCAGCGTGGTACTGCTGCAGCAGAAAAAGGTCACCAGCCTGGTCGGCAACCAGACTTATTACGTGGGCCACTTGCCGCTGCCGACCTGGCTGCGCTGGTACTTCTCGCATCACCCGGTCTGGCTGGCGCTGACCGTGGTGCTGCTGGCACTGCTGCTGGCCCTGGCCGCGCGCGTACTGCTGCGCCGGCACACTGCCGAGCGCCTCAACGACGGCCACGGCGCATGAACGCACACACAGGCAATGGCTTGACGCGCCGCGGCGTGCTGCGCGTCGGCGCCCTGGCGTCGGCGGCCGCGCTGTTGCCGGCCGGCGCAACGGCAGCGCCCGCACAGTGCGGCGCCTGGCCGCTGTGGAATGCATTCGTGTCCAAACACATCCAGCCCGACGGCCGGGTGGTGGATTTCCTCAACGCCGATCAACGCTCCACCTCCGAAGGCCAGTCGTACGCGCTGTTTTTCGCACTGGTGGCCAATGACCAGGTGTTGTTCGACAAGGTGCTGGGCTGGACCCGGCACAACCTGTGCGGCGGTCGCCCCGATCTGAATCTGCCGGCCTGGTTGTGGGGCCGCGATGGCAGTGGCGACTGGCGCGTGCTCGATGCCAATACCGCCAGCGATGGCGAGTTGTGGATTGCCTATGCCTTGCTGGAAGCCGGCCGGCTATGGAGCCGCCCGGGTTACCTCAAGGCCGGCCAGCAGATCCTGCAACTGATGCGCACCCAGGAAGTGGCCGCGCTGCCCGGCCTGGGGCCAATGTTGTTGCCCGGTCGCAGCGGCTTTGTCGAAACCGGCCGCTGGACGCTCAATCCCAGTTATCTGCCCATCCAGCTACTTCGCCGCTGCGCCAGCGCCGACCCCAAGGGGCCGTGGGCGGCGATTGCCGCCAACGCTGCGCGCGTGCTGCGCGACAGTGCGCCGGTCGGCTTTGCGCCGGATTGGACGGTGTGGGACGGCAAGGCCTTCGGCGCCGACCCCAAACGCGGCAATGTCGGCAGCTACGATGCCATCCGCGTGTATCTGTGGGCCGGCATGCTGGATGCCGGCGAACCGCTGCGTGCGAAGTTGCTGCAGGATTTGTCCGGCCCGGCCGACTTGCTCGCTGCGGGCACCGCGTTTGCCGAAAAGATCGACACCGCGCGTGGCGTGGGTACCGGCGCCGTGCCGGTAGGGTTTTCCGCCGCATTGCTGCCGTACCTGAGCGCGCTGCGGCAGCCAACGCTACTCAAGGCGCAGGCGCAGCGGATTCCGCTTGCCGCCACACCGGCCGCCGCCGCGCTGCCGTATTTCGAACGCACGCTGGTCCTGTTCGGACAGGGCTGGCTTGAGAACCGCTACCGCTTTGCCGCAGACGGGCGCCTGCTGCCCGCCTGGAGAACGCCTGCATGCTCCGCAAAAACCTGACACCGCTCTACCTCGCCGGCATGATCGACCTGTGCCTGCTCGTCTCCCCGGTGCACGCGCAGACCAGCGCGACCCAGCAACTGGTCGGGCAGGGCAACTACTGGCACGATCAGGGACGCGACGATCTGGCCGCCGACACCTGGAAAAAGCTGCTCGGCATCGACCCCGATCAGCCCGATGCCTTGCTCGGCCTGGCGCAGATCGATCTGGCGCAGGGCCGCCAGTCCGAAGCGCGCAAGCGTCTGCAGCAACTCGAGGGCGCGCACCCGCAATCGCCGCAGGCGCAGCGCCTGCGCGTGGCGATCGGTGCGCGCGGCAGCGCCACTGCCGGCGAAGATCCCAACCTGCGCAACGCGCGCCGCGCCGCTGCGGCAGGGCGCTATGTGGAAGCGGCGCGCAGCTATGAGGCCGTCTTCGCAGGCAAGGCGCCGCCGCCCAATCTGGCGCTGGAGTACTACCAGTCGCTGGCCGGAACACCAACCGGTTGGGAGCGTGCGCGCGAGGGTCTGCGCACGCTGCAGGCCAGCGAACCGGCCAACCCATCCGTGCAGCTGGCGCTGGCCCAGGTGTTGAGCTATCGCGAGCCCACCCGTCGCGAGGGCATTGCGCAATTGCGCACGCTGGCGCAACGCGCCGATGTCGGCGGCCCGGCGCGTACCAGCTGGCGCCAGGCGCTGCTGTGGCTCAACGCCAGCACCGCCGATGCACCGCTGTATCAGGCATTTTTGGCCGGCACTCCCGCCGACGCGGAAGTGACCGCCAAACTCGGTCAATTGCGCGAACAGCGCACGGCTGCTGCCGCGGCACCCGCTGATCCCAACGGCATCGCGCTGAGCGAAGGCTTCCGCGCGCTCAATGCCGGCAATCTTGGCGTGGCCGAACAACGTTTCACGCAGGTGCTGCGTGCCCGTGCGCGCGACGCGGAAGCCTTGGGTGGGCTGGGCTCGGTGCGGTTGCGTCAGCAACGCTTTGCCGAAGCGCAGGAACTGCTGCGCCCGGCCGCGGCCAACAGCGGCAAATGGAAAGGGGCGCTGGACAGCGCGCGCTACTGGCAACAGCTGCAGCAGGCCGACGCCGCGCGCACGCGCGGAGACATCGCGCAGGCACGCCAGCTGGTGGAGCAGTCGGTGCAGCTGCTGCCAAACGAGCCGGCCGGCCATGTCGCGCTGGGCGGTCTGCAAAGCGCCAGCGACCCGGTCGCCGCCGAAGCCAGTTATCGCAAGGCGCTGTCGCGCGATGCCGACAACGCCGGCGCCCTGCAGGGCCTGGTCGGGCTGTACAGCCGCCAGGGCCGCATGTCCGAAGCCAGCGAGTTGTTCAATCGGCTGCCGGCCGCCGAACGCGCCAAATCCGGCGGCGAAGCCTTGCTGCGTTCCAACGTGCAGCGCGCCCGCGCGCGGCAATCGCTGGAGGCAGGCGATGCGGTCAGCGCGCAGGCCGAGCTGGAAGCAGCCATGGTCGAACGCCCCGGCGATGCCTGGATCCGGTTGGATCTGGCGCGTCTGTATCAACAGGCCGGCCGTCCCGACCAAGCGCGTAGCGTCATGGATGGACTGCTTGCCGTGCATGGCGACCAGCCCGAAGCACTGCACGCCAACGCCTTGCTCGCGCAGGAAAGCGGCGACTGGCAAGGCGCCTACGACAGCCTGGATCGTATTCCGGCCGCCGCGCGCACGCCGGAAATGACCCAGCTGCGCACCACCGCCTGGATCGAATTACAGGCGCGTCAGGCGCGGCTGCTGGTGGCGCAGGGCAGGGTCAGCGAGGCGCAGCAGTTGCTCGCACGTACCGAAACCGCGCTCGGCAACCAGCTCGACGACCCACAACTGCTGTCTGCGCTCGCCGGTGCGCATGCCGACGCCGGCAACACCCCGCGCGCGCTGGTGCTGGCGCAGCGCCTGGTCACCGGCGCCAACCCGCGCACCGAAGACCGCCTGCAATATGCCGGCGTGCTGCTGCGCGCGCATCAGGACGCGGAGTTGTCGGCGGTGCTGCGCCAGCTGCAATCCACCACCATGACGCCGGAACAATTGCGCCGGTATCAAAGCCTGCGTAGCGCCTATACGCTGCGCCAGGTGGATGCATTACGCGAGCTCGGCAATCTGGAGGGGGCCTACGACGCGTTGTCGCCGATCCTGGCCCAGCAACCGGACAACCGCGACGCGCAGGCCGCACTGGCCAGGCTGTATGCCGCTGCCGGCGATCAGCGCCAGGCGCTGGCGATCTATCAGCAGATTCTGCAGCGCCACCCCAGCGATCTGGATACGCTAACCGCCGCAGCCAATAGCGCCGCCGCGCAATCGGATCTGCGCGACGCCGAGAGTTATCTGCAACGCGCGGTGGCGCAGGCGCCGGAATCGCCGGAGGTGCTGGCCGCCGCCGGCCGCGTGTATCGCAGCGCCGGCAAGAACCGCAAGGCCGAGCAGTATTTCCGCGCCTCGCTGGCCGCGCAGCAGCGCCAGGCCGGTCAGCTCGACAACGGCCTGCCGGGTGCACGTGGCCCGGCGGCAGTTGCCTCGGCCGGCCGCCCGCTCAATCCGTTTTCCGGCATGACCGGCGCCATGCCGCGTTCTCCAGCGGTGCTGTCCGAGCGCACGGACGCAGGCAATGCCTACGCGCAGAACGCGCTGGCGCCGCTGCCCGCGCAACCGGCCGCTGCCCGCTTCGCTGCGCCCGTCCCCGCGCCTGTCACTGCCGACGCGTATGCCTACGCCGGCAATAGCGCCGATCCCCTGCCGCCGCCGGTGAGCGCCAGCGCGGCGCCGGCGGTGCTGGCAGCGCCGGCCAGCCGTTCGCGCCTGCCCACCCGCAGCGTGCCGACGCTCGCACCGGCCGACGACCTGCGCCCGCGCGGCGTCGCGGCACAGGCACTGCCGCCGGCCAGCAGCGGCAACAGCGTGCTCGACGAACTGCGCGCAGTGCAATCGGAAAACAGCGACAACCTGGCCGGTGGCGCGCTGTATCGCGCACGCGATGGCGAAGACGGCCTGGGCCGGCTGGACGACATCGAAATGCCGGTGCAGGCCGAATTCGCGGTGGGCGAAGGCAAGCTCGGCGTCACGCTGACGCCCACCGTGGTGGATGCCGGCACCCTGACCACCGATTACGCCACCGCCAGTCACTTCGGCGCCGGCCCCCAGACCGCGGTCAACGACGCGCTTGCCGCCGACCGCAGCCCGATCGACACGCTGACCAACTCGTCGGTGTATCAGTTGCTCGCCACCCAGGGCGACAACGTCGCCACGCGCGAACGCCTGCGCCGTTATGCGTTGAATACTGGGCTGTTCGGCGAGCTGCTGACTGAAAACAACAACAGCACACCGGCGGCGTTGGCCGCGCTGGCCAACGAACCGCTGCCGGCGTACCTGCTCAGCGTCAATGCGTCCAGCACGCCGATCGCGCAGCTGGCGCGCGACATCCTCAGCAATACCGCCATCAGCGAACAGCTTGCCGCCGGCGACGGTGCCGCGTTGCAGGCATTGGCCAGCAGCTCGGCCGCCGCGCAGCAGACGCCCACCTCGCTGGCGGCCACGCTCAACAGCATGGCCGCCACCGGCAACGGTGCACGCCGGCTCAGCCAGGACGACACCGGTGTGGGGCTCGGCGTGCGCTATCGCAACGGCGGTTTCAACGCCGACGTCGGCAGCACGCCGATCGGCTTCCAGGAGCAGAACATCGTCGGCGGCGTCGGCTATCGCGGCGACATCGGCGAGACGGTGAGCTGGTCGGCCGATGCCTCGCGGCGCGCGGTCACCGACAGCGTGCTGTCGTTCGCCGGCGCACAGGATGCGCGCAGCGGCCGCGAATGGGGCGGCGTCACCAGCAACGGCATCGTGCTCTCGGCCACCGCCGACAACGGCTTGCTTGGTGGGTATGCCAATCTCGCCGCGCATCGCTTGACCGGTAACAACGTAGCCGACAACGATCACCGCCAGGGCGACCTGGGCTTCTACGTGCATGCGTTGGAAACGCAGCATCAGTCGCTGACCGCCGGCGTCAATCTGACCGCCATGCAGTACGACAAGAACCTCAGCGGCTTCACCTACGGGCACGGCGGTTACTTCAGCCCGCAGGAGTATGTGGACCTCGGCTTTCCGGTGCATTGGAGCGGCCGCAGCGCCGGGCAGAGCGTCAACTGGAAGGTCGATGCCAGCGTGGGCGTACAGCATTTCAAGACCGACCCCACACCGTATTTCCCCACCGACCCGACCTTGCAACAGGCCGCCTACGACGCCGCATCGCTGGCGGCGCTGCTCGGCCTGGTCGATCGCTACACCGACCCGGTGTACGCGGGCGAAAGCCGCACCGGCGTGTCGTACAACCTCAGTGGCGCCGCCGAATGGCAGGTGGCCCCGCAGTTGTTCCTGGGCGGGCGCATGACCTTCAATAACGCACGTGACTACAACCAGTTCAGCAGCAATCTCTATCTGCGTTTTGTGATGGATCGCCTGGGCGCCGCACTGGGCCGCGCCCCGCAGGTGCTGACCTCGCCGTATGCCGCGGATCGTTAAGGCATGGCAATGCGCAGCCGGTGGCGATCCGACCGGCCTGGGCGAGGTATCTATGTAGATGCGTGTCGCCCTTGCGCAGGCGCGGCGCATCGATGTGCATCGCGTCGATAGGCGATGGCGGAGCGCATCGACACGCCGCGCTGCATTCGGCATACAGCTGATTGCGGATAGACGAACGGCGCCTCTCGGCGCCGTTCGCATGACATCCGACCGTCTACGCCTTGGATTACGGGCGCACCTTGGTCGCGCAGATAAACGTGGCGGCCTGCTGCAGACGGCTGATCGCACCCTGGTCTTCCAGTTCGCGAATGTGATCGTTCATGCAGTTCAGATAACCGAAGCGGTTGCCGGCATTCTGCGTCTTGCACAGGCTGCTCTCCGCGGTCAGGTTGGCACCGACGATCAGGCCACCGGTCTCCACCGTCGGCACCAGCGTATTGCAGTTGCCCAGCCGGGTCAGGCCACGGTTCAAGGTCCAACCGATATCGGCAAACAATGCCGGGGTCAGGTCGATGTTCAGATGCGCCTGCACTTCCGGCGTATCGAACGGTTCCATCAATGCGTTCGGCTGTAGATCGGTATCGAAATGCGAGAACGTCGAGCCACCGGCGACCACGCTGGGCGCATACAACCGCGTGCGTCCTGCGCTATCTGTGCCCTGCAACAGGTCTGGGTCCTCGTACAGCCCCGCCACGACCGCTGCGGCGCCCTTGAGTCGTGCGCCATCGGTCTGCGACACCATGATCGCCGGGATGGTGATGTCGGTGATCGGCGGCGCCGCATTGCCCATGGTCTGCACGCCGGCGGCGTTGTTAGCCACGATCACGCCCACCGCGCCATTGAGCTGGGCGTTCTTGACCTTGATCGCGAAGGCGCAGGTGCCGCGGTCGATCAGCGCCACCTTGCCGGCCACCTCGGCTGCGTTGA comes from Xanthomonas vesicatoria ATCC 35937 and encodes:
- the bcsA gene encoding UDP-forming cellulose synthase catalytic subunit, which codes for MTTASLRSASPLPTLATWALWLLGALLLVFVVAVPMDVTQQLVFSGVLFAVALAVRNRGGRVVILMMMGMSLAVSCRYIWWRMTQTMGVGSAVDFILGLGLLGAELYAFVILVLGYFQVLWPLNRKPVPLPADQSLWPSVDVFIPTYNEPLSVVRTTVLAASVIDWPAGKITIHLLDDGRRDAFREFCAEVGINYVTRTNNAHAKAGNINAALKKCSGEYVAIFDCDHIPTRSFLQVAMGWFLRDTKLALVQMPHYFFSPDPFERNLDTHGKVPNEGELFYGLLQDGNDQWNATFFCGSCAVIKRTALEEVGGVAVETVTEDAHTALKLQRRGYRTAYLAVPQAAGLATESLSGHVAQRIRWARGMAQIARIDNPLLGRGLKLSQRLCYLNAMLHFFYGLPRIIYLTAPLAYLFFGAHVIQASALMILAYALPHILQANLTNLRVQSRFRHLLWNEVYETTLAWYIFRPTLVALLNPKLGKFNVTPKGGLVARSYFDAQIAKPYLFLLLLNVAGVVAGVLRLVYVGGSGEQQTIWFNLAWTLYNMVLLGATIATASETRQVRSAHRVPLDVPVNLYLPDGAALACRSVNFSTGGMAIKLAQPQPIEPGSAVQIGLSHRGVEQTLPAVVRQDRDGQVSIQFTQMSMEQERWLVASTFARADIWLSQWGQHDRDSFWRSMGQVLAASARGFGRLGRHMVESTRQGFRPARAVDLES
- the bcsB gene encoding cellulose biosynthesis cyclic di-GMP-binding regulatory protein BcsB; the encoded protein is MRMSPAVLTCALTLLAGLAQAQQSAPTAPAAQAGADAQSATATAMAPAMPAPLPAGSTRAATLRDLGIDYEITLRGVQGSAGVPFSVRSDEIVTAATLNLKYSYSPSLLPDLSHLKVTINGVTVATLPTDKANAGKLLSADLPVDPRLITDYNQLNLQLIGHYTRECEDPDHSSLWANVDAATSLSLTTTPLALANNLALLPVPFFDVRDTRRLELPFYFPQQPDMATLQAAGTVASWFGTLAGYRGAVFPASTSSLPATGNAVVFATPDTLPAQFATADSGVADIRGPTVAVMVNPTDPNGKLLLVLGRHTDDLQRAATALALRAPLTGAVARIGEMSAPTPRQPYDAPKWISSDHPVRFGDLVTQVGALNVSGYHPDLIRVGLQLPPDLFVWERDGIPVALKYRYTLPEEDNKSALNVSINTSFVTTLPLTGRPFAESTPMRWWNSLGTRGSMPVHQDLKLPVGAFSANSQLRFHFFFDRPQGEACKNTFPDVSGAIDADSTIDLSGFHHYMAMPNLAAFANAGYPFTRLADLSESAIVLPNNPGDQDLGNVLTLLGRFGASTGYPALHAQVIAASAVQQHADRDLLLLGSAESQPLFKQWRAQLPVGQDGQNRRIGLTDWLFEKLPGFLSFDARRTDLPTTTEIALQPQPDDVLLMGFESPLKSGRSVVAFQTEDPANMSRLFDAWFDPALLKDFQGSVVLLQQKKVTSLVGNQTYYVGHLPLPTWLRWYFSHHPVWLALTVVLLALLLALAARVLLRRHTAERLNDGHGA
- the bcsZ gene encoding cellulose synthase complex periplasmic endoglucanase BcsZ; its protein translation is MNAHTGNGLTRRGVLRVGALASAAALLPAGATAAPAQCGAWPLWNAFVSKHIQPDGRVVDFLNADQRSTSEGQSYALFFALVANDQVLFDKVLGWTRHNLCGGRPDLNLPAWLWGRDGSGDWRVLDANTASDGELWIAYALLEAGRLWSRPGYLKAGQQILQLMRTQEVAALPGLGPMLLPGRSGFVETGRWTLNPSYLPIQLLRRCASADPKGPWAAIAANAARVLRDSAPVGFAPDWTVWDGKAFGADPKRGNVGSYDAIRVYLWAGMLDAGEPLRAKLLQDLSGPADLLAAGTAFAEKIDTARGVGTGAVPVGFSAALLPYLSALRQPTLLKAQAQRIPLAATPAAAALPYFERTLVLFGQGWLENRYRFAADGRLLPAWRTPACSAKT
- a CDS encoding cellulose synthase subunit BcsC-related outer membrane protein yields the protein MLRKNLTPLYLAGMIDLCLLVSPVHAQTSATQQLVGQGNYWHDQGRDDLAADTWKKLLGIDPDQPDALLGLAQIDLAQGRQSEARKRLQQLEGAHPQSPQAQRLRVAIGARGSATAGEDPNLRNARRAAAAGRYVEAARSYEAVFAGKAPPPNLALEYYQSLAGTPTGWERAREGLRTLQASEPANPSVQLALAQVLSYREPTRREGIAQLRTLAQRADVGGPARTSWRQALLWLNASTADAPLYQAFLAGTPADAEVTAKLGQLREQRTAAAAAPADPNGIALSEGFRALNAGNLGVAEQRFTQVLRARARDAEALGGLGSVRLRQQRFAEAQELLRPAAANSGKWKGALDSARYWQQLQQADAARTRGDIAQARQLVEQSVQLLPNEPAGHVALGGLQSASDPVAAEASYRKALSRDADNAGALQGLVGLYSRQGRMSEASELFNRLPAAERAKSGGEALLRSNVQRARARQSLEAGDAVSAQAELEAAMVERPGDAWIRLDLARLYQQAGRPDQARSVMDGLLAVHGDQPEALHANALLAQESGDWQGAYDSLDRIPAAARTPEMTQLRTTAWIELQARQARLLVAQGRVSEAQQLLARTETALGNQLDDPQLLSALAGAHADAGNTPRALVLAQRLVTGANPRTEDRLQYAGVLLRAHQDAELSAVLRQLQSTTMTPEQLRRYQSLRSAYTLRQVDALRELGNLEGAYDALSPILAQQPDNRDAQAALARLYAAAGDQRQALAIYQQILQRHPSDLDTLTAAANSAAAQSDLRDAESYLQRAVAQAPESPEVLAAAGRVYRSAGKNRKAEQYFRASLAAQQRQAGQLDNGLPGARGPAAVASAGRPLNPFSGMTGAMPRSPAVLSERTDAGNAYAQNALAPLPAQPAAARFAAPVPAPVTADAYAYAGNSADPLPPPVSASAAPAVLAAPASRSRLPTRSVPTLAPADDLRPRGVAAQALPPASSGNSVLDELRAVQSENSDNLAGGALYRARDGEDGLGRLDDIEMPVQAEFAVGEGKLGVTLTPTVVDAGTLTTDYATASHFGAGPQTAVNDALAADRSPIDTLTNSSVYQLLATQGDNVATRERLRRYALNTGLFGELLTENNNSTPAALAALANEPLPAYLLSVNASSTPIAQLARDILSNTAISEQLAAGDGAALQALASSSAAAQQTPTSLAATLNSMAATGNGARRLSQDDTGVGLGVRYRNGGFNADVGSTPIGFQEQNIVGGVGYRGDIGETVSWSADASRRAVTDSVLSFAGAQDARSGREWGGVTSNGIVLSATADNGLLGGYANLAAHRLTGNNVADNDHRQGDLGFYVHALETQHQSLTAGVNLTAMQYDKNLSGFTYGHGGYFSPQEYVDLGFPVHWSGRSAGQSVNWKVDASVGVQHFKTDPTPYFPTDPTLQQAAYDAASLAALLGLVDRYTDPVYAGESRTGVSYNLSGAAEWQVAPQLFLGGRMTFNNARDYNQFSSNLYLRFVMDRLGAALGRAPQVLTSPYAADR